TACGCGACGGTGGAGACCCTGACCGAACGTTACCAGCACGCGATGGAAAATATTCTAAGCTTCATGGACGGAAACCCGGTCAACGTGATCAATCCGAAGGCGTTCGCCGCAAGTGATTGACAGCCTTCGCTCCGTGGACTAGTTTCCAGGTAGTGAGGTGGCGGAGAAAATGGGAGGAATACTGAGGAATACTAAGGAGTCTGTCATGCAAGAGAGCACAAGCGCCGGCAATGGCCATGAAATTTTGATCTCCGCCGACTCCCATGTAATGGAGCCGCACGACTTATGGGAGAAGCGCGTGCCGGAATCAATGCGGGAGACCGCGCCCCATTTCGAACCCATTCCCGTCGGCCAAAGTTTTCAACGACATCCGGGCGGCCAGGACCCGAACGCGCGCATCAAAGAGATGGAAACGGACGGCCTTTCTGCGGAGGTCCTCTATCCAACGCTCGCCTTGAGCCTCTTCGCCCTCGACGACGCCCGCATGCAGGAAGCCTGCTTTCGCGTCTACAACGACTGGCTGATCGACTACTGTAAAGTCGCGCCTAAGCGTCTGGTAGGAAGCGCCGCGATCTCTCTATACGACGCGGATTACGGATTGAAAGAGATGGTCCGCTGCAAGAAAGAAGGCTTGAAGGGAGTCACGATCTGGCAGGTGCCGCATCCCGACCTGCCCTTCCATTCGAGCCACTACGACAAGTTCTGGGCCGCCGCCGAGGAGCTGGAGATGCCGATCAGCCTGCACATTCTAACGGGCCACAGCTATTTCAAAGATCCCAATCGCCGGAAAGGCGTGGAGCACTATCGCGGCAGCGTCAACTTGAAGCTCCTCGACAACGCCAACGCGCTGTTCGAATTGATTTTCTACGGCATCCTTGACCGTCATCCCAAGCTCAAGATCGTCGTCGTCGAGGCCGAGATCGGTTGGCTGCCGTTCCTCTTGCAGCAGTGGGATTACTACTACCGACGCTTCCGCGATCGCAATCCACCGCCCATCAACCAGGACCCGAGCGAATACTTCAAGCGCCAGGTTTACGCCACATTCTTCAACGACTCGGTCGGCGGGCGCTGCCTGGATTGGTGGGGGGCGGACAACTGCATGTGGTCGAACGATTTTCCGCACGAAAACTCGACCTGGCCCAACTCGCGCAAAGTGATACAGCGCGACCTGGGTTACCTTCCGGCGGAGAAGCGCGCGAAGCTCGTGTGCACGAACGTAGCGAAGCTGTATAACTTGGAGATTCCTCCGGCGTAACCGTGGTGCAAAACATTTTATCGCGCCAAGACGCCAAGCACGCAAAGAAAGGTTCTTCTTACTTAGTTCTCCGAACCTTGGCGGCCTTTGCGCCTTTGCGCGAGTCATAAAGCTATGGCTTCGTTGATCGATTGGCACTCGCACCATACGCCGCCGGAGCTTGCCGAGGATTTTGTCAGGCTCACTGGCAAGGCGCCGTACGCCGACAAGTATGACTCGCCTGACTTCGCTGCGCGCGTCCGCGAGCTGGACAGCGCCGGCATCGACGTTCAGCTCATCTGCCAGGGCGCGGGGATTTACGCCGATCGCTTCCCCGCGGAGCAGGCGATGGCGATCGCGCGGAAGTCCAACGACGTCATCGCGGATCGGATCGCGCCACACCGCGACCGCCTTTTTGGCGTGATGACGGTTTCCTTGAAAGACGTTGCCGGTTCTATCCGAGAGATGGAGCGCAACGCGGGCAAAGGCTTTCGCGCAATATTGCTTTATCCGAAAACGGACGGCCAATTCATGTTGGACTCGCCGGAGGCGGAGCCGCTGTTTCAGAGGATCTCCGAATTGAAGCTTCCCATCTTTCTTCACGGCGCGACCGCGGCGAACGATCCGACTCTCAAGCGGCTGGAAGACGAAGGCGCCGGCGTCGTCTACAGCGTCATCGCCGACGCCGCGGTGTGCGAGTGCGCCGTGCGCATGATCGCCAGCGGACTCTTCGATCGACATCCGGACTTGAAGATCGTCATCAGGACCGGCGGCGGCGGGCTCCCGCTCCTCCTTCACCGTCTATTTTGGAAGCACAAAGGACCCAAGGGCGAACAGTGTTACTCGGATATTTTACTCGAGCACTTTTGGATCGACACCGCCGGCGTGGACCCGCGCACGCTCAGATTTCTCCTCGATACACTGGGAGAAAATCGGATCGTTTTCGGCTCCGACTACTGCGGCGGCCTCGGCGCGCTGGAAAAGGCGCTGCCGGTTATCGAAGATCAACCCGATCCGGCGCGCATCAAAGCGATTACCGAACGCACTTCGCGGAATCTCCTAGGCCTCTGATACCAACCGATGCTTTGGGGATCTATGAATATTCTAGTCTTGGCGCTGCTGCCGGTTTTTTTTCTCGCAAGCGCCGGCGAGCAGGTGGAGACCGTCAATAACAAGCCGGAGGTCGAATTCCGCAACGGCCGCGTGAGCATAAAAGCCGAGGACGTGTTGCTTAAGGACCTGCTCGAGGAAATCGGCGGCAAAGGCGGCATCGAGATCGAGCTCAAGGACCCCAAAGCGGCGGAGAAGAGTGTTTCACTCGACGTCAAAAACGCTCTCCCCGGTCGTGCTCTTGGAGAGATTTTGCAGGGCCTCAATTTCGCATTTTTTTATTCCAAAACGGGTTTGTCGCGGGTCGTGATCGTGCCCCCCGGAACTCCGATCGCCAGAGGTTCCGGCGGGCGGCTGGGCGACGGAGGAAACTTCACCGGGGGTATCCAAGGCAAGGGCAAGAAGCCGGTGGAAGCCGAGCGCAAGACCGCCAGGGACAGCGCTGTTGATGGCAAACTTGCGACGATCGAAGTGTTGGAGCAATCGGAAGATCCCAAAAGCGTCGATGAATTGGGCAAAATGCTGACGGATCAAAACGCCGAGGTAAAATCGGCGGCGCTCGACGCGCTGGCGGACAAAGAGGGGGCCAACGTCAACCAGGCCTTGCGACGAGGTTTGAACGATCCCGATCCGCAGTTTCGAGTCGAAGTCCTCGAAGCTTTGGCCGAGCGCGGCGACCTCGACTCGCTGCGTAAGGCCTTGAACGACCCTAACTCGGACGTAAAGGAGGCGGCGGCGGATCTTTTGGAGGATGCCAAGCAGCAATAGAATGGCATCCGAGTGAAGCCGCAGTGCGGAGCACCGGCGATGACAGACGAGAATACTTGTTGGAATAGCTCCGGATAGACTCCACCGCCCCGCTTGCCTCAAACCTTTAATCCCCTAATTCCCATGCCGACGATCAGCGTATTCTATGGTATAGTGATTCAAATGTTCTGGCAGGATCATGCGCCGCCCCACTTTCATGCTCTCTATGCCGAGCACGAAGCGCTGATTGACCTGCGAAACCTTAGCGTCATCCGGGGCTCTTTGCCGCGTACAGCAATGGCGTTAGTATTGGAATGGGCCGCCGCTCATCGCAATGAGCTAATGGAGGACTGGAATCTATGCAGCCGTCTGCAGACCCCAAAACCAATCGAACCCCTGAAGTAGAACCAAACATAGAACATACCGTCCCCTGGCGGGTGAGATCCGTAACTTCGTTGCCGGATGCCCGCTTGCGTGTGACTTTTATCGATGGCACGGCAGGCGAAGTCCACATGCTTTCGCTTCTCCGTAATCCGAAGATTGACGGGACCGTTTTCGAGGCCCTACGCGATCCGTCAACGTTTGCTCAAGCCCAAGTTGTGCTGGGCGCAATTCAGTGGCCGAATGGCGCAGATCTCGCTCCGGACGCGATGTATGACGCCATTCGCGAACACGGCGTCTGGATTCTGGATTGACACCGAAAATCCCCGTCTCTCTCGAAGATTTGATCCGCTCCTCCTCGCGCGCCCTCGTGATCGGCGTCGGCGGCGGCGGCGACGTGGTCGGCGCGCTCGCGACGGCGCGGTTTCTCGAATTCTGCGGTTTGAAATTCCATCTCGGCGGCCTCTCCTGGGAGCGCTCGGTCTTCGATCCTGTTCCCGGACCGCGTTCGCTCGATGAAGTCGTTGAGGTGCGCCCAATCCATCGCCATGCCTGGCTCGCCAACGCGGCGAGCAAAACCAAGACCGGAGTTTATTTCGCCGAGTCGAGAATGGCGGCTCTCCGCGGCGAGGAAATTTTGCTCATCGACATCAACGGCGGCGTGAAAGGGGCGGTCGAAGGTTTGCAAGCCGCGCTCAATGAGTACAAGGCCGATCTGCTCGTCGGCGTCGACGTAGGCGGCGACTCGCTTGCTCAGGGAAAAGAGCCCGGGCTGCGCAGCCCGCTGGCGGACTCCATCATGCTTGCGGCATACGCGCGACTTGAAGAGCTTGGCCGTCGCACGTTGTGGGGTGTCTTCG
This is a stretch of genomic DNA from Candidatus Binatia bacterium. It encodes these proteins:
- a CDS encoding amidohydrolase family protein, which translates into the protein MQESTSAGNGHEILISADSHVMEPHDLWEKRVPESMRETAPHFEPIPVGQSFQRHPGGQDPNARIKEMETDGLSAEVLYPTLALSLFALDDARMQEACFRVYNDWLIDYCKVAPKRLVGSAAISLYDADYGLKEMVRCKKEGLKGVTIWQVPHPDLPFHSSHYDKFWAAAEELEMPISLHILTGHSYFKDPNRRKGVEHYRGSVNLKLLDNANALFELIFYGILDRHPKLKIVVVEAEIGWLPFLLQQWDYYYRRFRDRNPPPINQDPSEYFKRQVYATFFNDSVGGRCLDWWGADNCMWSNDFPHENSTWPNSRKVIQRDLGYLPAEKRAKLVCTNVAKLYNLEIPPA
- a CDS encoding amidohydrolase family protein, which codes for MASLIDWHSHHTPPELAEDFVRLTGKAPYADKYDSPDFAARVRELDSAGIDVQLICQGAGIYADRFPAEQAMAIARKSNDVIADRIAPHRDRLFGVMTVSLKDVAGSIREMERNAGKGFRAILLYPKTDGQFMLDSPEAEPLFQRISELKLPIFLHGATAANDPTLKRLEDEGAGVVYSVIADAAVCECAVRMIASGLFDRHPDLKIVIRTGGGGLPLLLHRLFWKHKGPKGEQCYSDILLEHFWIDTAGVDPRTLRFLLDTLGENRIVFGSDYCGGLGALEKALPVIEDQPDPARIKAITERTSRNLLGL
- a CDS encoding HEAT repeat domain-containing protein; translated protein: MNILVLALLPVFFLASAGEQVETVNNKPEVEFRNGRVSIKAEDVLLKDLLEEIGGKGGIEIELKDPKAAEKSVSLDVKNALPGRALGEILQGLNFAFFYSKTGLSRVVIVPPGTPIARGSGGRLGDGGNFTGGIQGKGKKPVEAERKTARDSAVDGKLATIEVLEQSEDPKSVDELGKMLTDQNAEVKSAALDALADKEGANVNQALRRGLNDPDPQFRVEVLEALAERGDLDSLRKALNDPNSDVKEAAADLLEDAKQQ
- a CDS encoding DUF4160 domain-containing protein, giving the protein MPTISVFYGIVIQMFWQDHAPPHFHALYAEHEALIDLRNLSVIRGSLPRTAMALVLEWAAAHRNELMEDWNLCSRLQTPKPIEPLK
- a CDS encoding DUF2442 domain-containing protein, which codes for MQPSADPKTNRTPEVEPNIEHTVPWRVRSVTSLPDARLRVTFIDGTAGEVHMLSLLRNPKIDGTVFEALRDPSTFAQAQVVLGAIQWPNGADLAPDAMYDAIREHGVWILD
- a CDS encoding DUF1152 domain-containing protein; this translates as MTPKIPVSLEDLIRSSSRALVIGVGGGGDVVGALATARFLEFCGLKFHLGGLSWERSVFDPVPGPRSLDEVVEVRPIHRHAWLANAASKTKTGVYFAESRMAALRGEEILLIDINGGVKGAVEGLQAALNEYKADLLVGVDVGGDSLAQGKEPGLRSPLADSIMLAAYARLEELGRRTLWGVFGYGSDGELTVDEIEQALAIVAGAGGLLGGWALTPEVVVELEQVIRTVPTEASAIPVRCARGAWGETNIRQDQRKVKLTPLTTLTFFLSSGILYRSLSRPARAVAGSSSLEEANDALHAIDIRTELDLEREKSRRENFRRTHA